One Spiribacter halobius DNA segment encodes these proteins:
- a CDS encoding HDOD domain-containing protein → MSTGVAPQLLETVVPLRELDDDGLQTLAAEAELVDVGGRSVIFRAGQEEDWLYYVLSGEVILVDADGGQRSVVGMGDVAVAEEPLGFEAPYAVNALARTEVRLIRLARSRVLEQLESQRLPDYEVGAVGGDSAGADGLFAGLVQDLMEDRLELPSMPDIAVRVRQAVSDEKSNAATVTKIIQADPVVAARVLQAANSALYGGQRSVDSLNQAVVRLGLRNVRELVMAVTMREVFKTRHPLLNRRMVELWMHSTLVASVAAVLARRLGSGFDPDRALLAGLVHDIGVVPMIGHAGDYPELAEDPTRLEEAIGRYRGDVGSMILRRWNFPDDMIAVVLDAEDWTRAGEGKADYADLVIAAQLQTYAGTPDAGRYPDLDGLPVAARLGLAAAGVTQQEPILEEAREEIAEVQKLLIGG, encoded by the coding sequence ATGAGCACTGGAGTCGCGCCGCAACTGCTGGAGACGGTGGTACCGCTGCGGGAGCTGGACGACGACGGCCTGCAGACCCTGGCCGCCGAGGCCGAGCTGGTGGACGTGGGCGGGCGCAGCGTCATCTTCCGTGCCGGCCAGGAGGAGGACTGGCTCTACTACGTCCTCTCCGGCGAGGTGATCCTCGTGGATGCCGACGGCGGCCAGCGCAGCGTCGTCGGCATGGGCGACGTGGCCGTCGCCGAGGAGCCGCTCGGCTTCGAGGCGCCCTATGCCGTCAACGCGCTCGCCCGCACCGAGGTGCGCCTGATTCGCCTTGCCCGCTCGCGGGTGCTGGAGCAGCTGGAGAGCCAGCGGCTGCCGGACTACGAGGTCGGTGCCGTCGGGGGGGACAGCGCTGGCGCCGACGGGCTGTTCGCCGGGCTCGTGCAGGATCTCATGGAGGACCGTCTCGAGCTGCCGAGCATGCCGGACATCGCCGTACGCGTGCGCCAGGCGGTGAGCGACGAGAAGAGCAACGCCGCCACGGTCACCAAGATCATCCAGGCCGATCCGGTGGTCGCCGCGCGCGTGCTGCAGGCGGCGAACAGCGCGCTCTACGGCGGCCAGCGCTCGGTGGACAGCCTCAACCAGGCGGTGGTGCGGCTCGGCCTGCGCAACGTCCGCGAGCTGGTGATGGCGGTGACCATGCGCGAGGTCTTCAAGACCCGCCATCCGCTGCTCAACCGGCGCATGGTGGAGCTGTGGATGCACAGCACGCTGGTGGCCTCGGTGGCGGCGGTGCTGGCCCGGCGCCTGGGCAGCGGCTTCGATCCGGACCGGGCGCTGCTGGCCGGGCTGGTGCACGACATCGGCGTGGTGCCGATGATCGGCCACGCGGGCGACTACCCCGAGCTGGCCGAAGACCCGACGCGTCTCGAGGAGGCCATCGGCCGCTACCGCGGCGACGTTGGCTCGATGATCCTGCGGCGCTGGAACTTCCCCGACGACATGATTGCAGTGGTGCTGGATGCCGAGGACTGGACCCGCGCCGGGGAGGGCAAGGCAGACTACGCCGACCTCGTCATCGCCGCCCAGCTGCAGACCTACGCCGGCACGCCGGATGCCGGCCGCTATCCGGATCTTGACGGCCTGCCGGTGGCGGCGCGCCTCGGCCTTGCCGCCGCCGGCGTCACCCAGCAGGAGCCGATCCTCGAGGAAGCGCGGGAGGAGATCGCCGAGGTGCAGAAGCTGCTCATCGGCGGCTGA